In Sphingomonas sp. G-3-2-10, a single window of DNA contains:
- the rplQ gene encoding 50S ribosomal protein L17 has protein sequence MRHKVGGRKLQRTSAHRIALFRNQSAALIKHEQITTTLAKAKELRPYVEKLITLAKKGGLSNRRLAHARLLDDAQLTKLFDVLASRYADRNGGYTRIVKAGPRASDAAQMAIIEFVDRDVSAKGQDSGPVLNDEDFDEAA, from the coding sequence ATGCGTCATAAGGTTGGCGGCCGTAAGCTTCAGCGTACTTCGGCTCACCGTATCGCCCTGTTCCGCAACCAGAGCGCCGCGCTCATCAAGCACGAGCAGATCACCACGACCCTCGCCAAGGCGAAGGAGCTTCGTCCGTACGTGGAGAAGCTGATCACGCTCGCGAAGAAGGGTGGCCTGTCGAACCGCCGTCTGGCCCATGCCCGTCTGCTCGACGATGCGCAGCTGACCAAGCTGTTCGACGTGCTGGCCTCGCGCTACGCCGACCGTAACGGCGGCTATACCCGCATCGTCAAGGCCGGCCCGCGTGCTTCGGACGCGGCGCAGATGGCGATCATCGAGTTCGTCGATCGCGACGTTTCGGCCAAGGGTCAGGATTCGGGTCCGGTCCTGAACGACGAGGATTTCGACGAAGCCGCGTAA
- a CDS encoding DNA-directed RNA polymerase subunit alpha: MSVNSKNWQELKKPNGLEKKPGGDPKRKSTFVAEPLERGFGLTLGNALRRVLLSSLQGAAVTSIKIENVLHEFSSLAGVREDVTDIVLNVKQIALKMQGEGPKRLQLSATGPAEVKAGDIAVSGDIEVMNPDLVLCHLDDGATLNMELTADTGKGYVPAASNRPADAPIGLIPVDALYSPVRQVSYKVENTRVGQELDYDKLTLSVETDGTITPEDAIAYAARILQDQLALFVHFDDSAITRSAPIGMAAPAAAASEGGAGDTAQINRYLLKKVDELELSVRSANCLKNDNIIYIGDLVQKTEAEMLRTPNFGRKSLNEIKEVLSSMGLRLGMEIPGWPPENIEEMAKKLEQEIMG, encoded by the coding sequence GTGTCCGTCAATTCCAAGAACTGGCAGGAACTCAAGAAGCCCAACGGCCTCGAAAAGAAGCCCGGCGGCGATCCCAAGCGCAAGTCGACCTTCGTCGCCGAGCCGCTCGAGCGCGGTTTCGGCCTGACGCTCGGCAATGCGCTGCGCCGCGTGCTGCTCTCGTCGCTTCAGGGCGCCGCTGTCACGTCGATCAAGATCGAGAACGTGCTGCACGAGTTCTCGAGCCTCGCCGGCGTGCGTGAAGACGTCACCGACATCGTTCTGAACGTCAAGCAGATCGCGCTCAAGATGCAGGGCGAAGGCCCGAAGCGTCTCCAGCTTTCGGCGACCGGCCCGGCTGAAGTGAAGGCCGGCGACATCGCCGTTTCGGGCGACATCGAAGTGATGAACCCCGATCTGGTGCTGTGCCATCTCGACGACGGCGCGACGCTCAACATGGAGCTGACCGCCGACACCGGTAAGGGCTATGTCCCCGCCGCGTCGAACCGTCCGGCGGACGCTCCGATCGGCCTGATCCCGGTCGACGCCCTGTACAGCCCGGTTCGCCAGGTTTCGTACAAGGTCGAGAATACCCGCGTCGGTCAGGAACTCGATTACGACAAGCTGACGCTCTCGGTCGAAACCGACGGCACCATCACTCCGGAAGACGCGATCGCCTACGCGGCGCGCATCCTCCAGGACCAGCTGGCGCTGTTCGTCCACTTCGACGATTCGGCGATCACTCGCTCGGCTCCGATCGGCATGGCGGCTCCGGCTGCCGCGGCTTCGGAAGGCGGCGCAGGCGATACCGCGCAGATCAATCGTTACCTTCTCAAGAAGGTCGACGAGCTCGAACTGTCGGTGCGTTCGGCCAACTGCCTCAAGAACGACAACATCATCTATATCGGCGATCTGGTCCAGAAGACCGAAGCCGAGATGCTGCGCACGCCGAACTTCGGCCGCAAGTCGCTCAACGAGATCAAGGAAGTGCTTTCGTCGATGGGTCTCCGTCTCGGCATGGAAATCCCCGGCTGGCCGCCCGAGAACATCGAAGAGATGGCCAAGAAGCTCGAGCAGGAAATCATGGGCTGA
- the rpsK gene encoding 30S ribosomal protein S11 produces MAREPQRLRRRERKNITAGVAHVNASFNNTMITITDAQGNAISWSSAGMMGFKGSRKSTPYAAQVAAEDAGKKAAEHGVRTLEVEVKGPGSGRESALRALQAVGFQITSIRDVTPIPHNGVRPSKRRRV; encoded by the coding sequence ATGGCACGTGAACCGCAGCGTCTTCGCCGTCGCGAACGCAAGAACATCACCGCAGGCGTCGCCCATGTGAACGCCAGCTTCAACAACACCATGATCACGATCACCGATGCCCAGGGCAACGCGATCTCGTGGTCGTCGGCAGGCATGATGGGCTTCAAGGGCTCGCGCAAGTCGACCCCGTATGCGGCCCAGGTCGCAGCGGAAGACGCGGGCAAGAAGGCCGCCGAGCATGGCGTCCGCACGCTCGAAGTCGAAGTGAAGGGTCCGGGTTCGGGCCGCGAGTCGGCGCTTCGCGCGCTGCAGGCGGTCGGGTTCCAGATCACGTCGATCCGCGACGTGACGCCGATCCCGCACAACGGCGTTCGTCCGTCCAAGCGCCGTCGCGTCTGA
- the rpsM gene encoding 30S ribosomal protein S13 — protein MARIAGVNIPTNKRVIIALQYIHGIGPAKAKEITDKLGIASERRVQDLSDQEVLQIRETIDATYTVEGDLRRETAMNIKRLMDLACYRGLRHRKGLPVRGQRTHTNARTRKGKAKPIAGKKK, from the coding sequence ATGGCACGTATTGCGGGTGTAAACATCCCGACCAACAAGCGCGTAATCATCGCGCTTCAGTATATCCACGGCATCGGTCCGGCGAAGGCCAAGGAAATCACCGACAAGCTGGGCATCGCCAGCGAGCGTCGCGTGCAGGACCTGAGCGACCAGGAAGTGCTGCAGATCCGTGAAACGATCGACGCCACCTACACCGTGGAAGGCGATCTTCGTCGCGAGACCGCGATGAACATCAAGCGTCTGATGGATCTGGCCTGCTACCGCGGCCTGCGTCACCGCAAGGGCCTGCCGGTCCGTGGCCAGCGCACCCACACCAACGCCCGTACCCGCAAGGGCAAGGCGAAGCCGATCGCCGGCAAGAAGAAGTAA